From a region of the Microbacterium sp. nov. GSS16 genome:
- a CDS encoding pyruvate, water dikinase regulatory protein yields MVETVTTTEATTRSVRAAYFVSDSTGITAETLGNALLANFPGMVFVKHTVPFVDSVDTATTVAGQIAQDAANGLEPLVFTTAKNLAVRTVLTDVPATHIDLLSGHLSELAEALGTLPSEQLGQFHTLGDATEYFARMRAVEYAIEHDDGQSSRALDLADVIIVAPSRCGKTPTTMYLALQYGLLVANYPLTDDDFPTDGLPPLVAPYSARCFGLTTTPLRLSQVRHERRPDSRYSSLAQCTTELRRAEKLYARNGIPFLNSSTKSVEEMSAVILQTLGLRR; encoded by the coding sequence ATGGTTGAGACCGTCACCACCACTGAGGCGACGACGCGTTCGGTGCGCGCCGCGTACTTCGTCTCCGACAGCACGGGCATCACCGCCGAGACCCTGGGCAACGCCCTGCTGGCCAACTTCCCGGGCATGGTCTTCGTCAAGCACACGGTGCCGTTCGTCGACTCGGTCGACACCGCGACCACCGTCGCCGGCCAGATCGCGCAGGATGCCGCGAACGGTCTCGAGCCGCTCGTGTTCACCACGGCGAAGAACCTCGCTGTGCGCACCGTGCTCACCGACGTGCCCGCGACGCACATCGACCTGCTCAGCGGCCATCTCAGCGAGCTCGCCGAGGCCCTGGGCACCCTGCCGTCCGAACAGCTCGGCCAGTTCCACACGCTGGGGGATGCGACCGAGTACTTCGCCCGCATGCGCGCCGTCGAGTACGCGATCGAGCACGACGACGGACAGAGCAGCCGCGCACTCGACCTCGCCGACGTGATCATCGTCGCCCCGAGTCGCTGCGGCAAGACGCCGACGACGATGTACCTCGCCCTGCAGTACGGCCTGCTCGTCGCCAACTACCCGCTCACCGACGACGACTTCCCCACCGACGGCCTCCCGCCGCTCGTCGCGCCCTACTCCGCACGCTGCTTCGGGCTCACCACCACGCCACTTCGGCTCAGCCAGGTGCGGCACGAGCGCCGACCCGACTCGCGCTACTCGAGCCTCGCGCAGTGCACCACCGAGCTGCGGCGGGCAGAGAAGCTGTACGCCCGCAACGGCATCCCGTTCCTCAACTCCTCGACGAAGAGCGTCGAGGAGATGTCCGCAGTGATCCTGCAAACCCTCGGCCTTCGCCGCTGA